The genomic stretch GGACGCGTTCAGGGATCGGTACAAGGAGTTCATGGGGCTGGAGGCGACGGCGCGGATCATGTGGAAGTACGCGCCGGGTGTGCCCGGACTTCTGCAGACCGAGGACTTCGCGAGGGAGGCGTTGTCTGGGCCCCAGACAACACTGGAGGGCGACGACTGGATCGAGGAGCAGGTTGCGGCCCGCCTCGGACGGCAGTACCTGCTGCGGCAGAAGCCGCCGCCCGGCGTCCGTATCGTCATCGACGAGTATGCGTTCCGGCGCCCCGCCGCTCTCCCGCAGACCTGGGAGGACCAGTTGCGCCATATCGAGGAGGTGGCGAAGTGGCCGAACATGACGCTTCAGGTGTTGCCCTTCTCCGCCGGAGTCCATCACCACATGGAGGCGTCGCTGACGCTGCTGTGGCAGAAGGACGGCAGCGGTGTTGCTTACGTCGAGGGCAACAGCCATGGCGAGTTGATCGATGAACCGGACGAGGTTCTGCGGCACCGGTTGTCC from Streptomyces roseochromogenus subsp. oscitans DS 12.976 encodes the following:
- a CDS encoding helix-turn-helix domain-containing protein; its protein translation is MGEDVDAKPVSGRAVLGQTLRVLREKAGKSLGQLAEETGYDKSYLSRLESGERLSKVTVMEDLDGYYGTGDLLVGHWKMARLDAFRDRYKEFMGLEATARIMWKYAPGVPGLLQTEDFAREALSGPQTTLEGDDWIEEQVAARLGRQYLLRQKPPPGVRIVIDEYAFRRPAALPQTWEDQLRHIEEVAKWPNMTLQVLPFSAGVHHHMEASLTLLWQKDGSGVAYVEGNSHGELIDEPDEVLRHRLSYDRLRDMALSPSDSLAFIKDVLEEYRS